One genomic region from Nilaparvata lugens isolate BPH chromosome 3, ASM1435652v1, whole genome shotgun sequence encodes:
- the LOC111048078 gene encoding ubiquitin-conjugating enzyme E2 J2 — MSRKPNSATSRLKQDYLRLKKDPVPYVVAEPVPSNILEWHYVVKGPENTPYEGGMYLGKLVFPREFPFKPPSIYMVTPNGRFKTNTRLCLSISDFHPDTWNPAWSVSTILTGLLSFMIEKSPTLGSIETSEYERRQLAAQSLEYNLKDKYFCELFPELVEAVKAELARRAESAQTATQNGTGDATALDADGLVQQLMGGAGGGGLDGAARGGDNSPLHGALTNLCVIIGFAAFAYTVKYVLLTSAAEH, encoded by the exons ATGTCACGTAAACCAAATAGTGCCACATCCAGGCTGAAACAAGACTACCTACGGCTAAAGAAAGATCCGGTTCCTTATGTTGTAGCTGAACCAGTACCATCAAACATTCTTGAGTG GCATTATGTCGTTAAGGGACCAGAGAACACACCATATGAAGGAGGAATGTATCTTGGAAAATTAGTCTTCCCCAGAGAATTCCCATTCAAACCTCCAAGTATTTATATGGTGACTCCAAATGGACG GTTCAAAACAAACACGAGATTGTGCCTGTCAATAAGTGACTTTCATCCGGACACATGGAACCCGGCATGGAGTGTCTCAACTATTCTCACTGGCTTGCTTAGTTTCATG ATTGAGAAGAGCCCTACTCTAGGAAGTATAGAAACATCAGAGTATGAGCGTAGACAATTAGCAGCACAAAGTTTAGAATACAATCTTAAGGACAAATACTTCTGCGAGCTATTCCCTGAGCTAGTGGAG GCAGTGAAGGCTGAGCTGGCGCGACGTGCCGAGAGTGCACAGACGGCGACGCAGAACGGAACGGGCGACGCGACGGCACTCGACGCCGACGGTCTGGTGCAGCAGTTGATGGGAGGCGCGGGTGGGGGTGGCTTGGACGGGGCGGCAAGGGGCGGCGACAACAGTCCACTGCACGGCGCACTCACTAACCTCTGCGTGATCATCGGTTTTGCCGCCTTCGCCTACACCGTCAAGTATGTACTGCTCACCTCGGCTGCCGAACACTGA